From Methanoculleus thermophilus, the proteins below share one genomic window:
- a CDS encoding copper-translocating P-type ATPase — translation MDHEHGATGRQHETQLAEARRQKPPETHRPGTGHHHALQDFRRRFIISTILTIPILILSPPIQAFLGIFVWFPGSDYLLLALATAVYLYGGWPFLSGIINELRARMPGMMTLIAVAITVAYVYSSAVVLGIVGGEGFFWELATLIDVMLLGHWVEMRSVLGASRALEELARVMPSEAHRVRGKRTEDVPVDRLMVGDRVLVRPGEKVPVDGVVIEGKSNVNEALLTGESNPLEKHPGSEVIGGAINGEGSIVVEVKKTGAETYLAQVIDLVRKAQESRSRTQDLADRAAFILVAIALSVGAVTFAVWFALGEGAGFAVERAATVMVIACPHALGLAVPLVIAVSTAIAARSGFLIRDRSAFERAKDLQAVIFDKTGTLTEGRFGVTDILALDGAGEIDVLGAAASVEAYSEHPIARGVIRSAEERGIPVHPAGNFRAIPGVGVEGEIAGRIIRVVGPGYLAERGISSGDERAETLQRQGKTVVFLLEDDRLTGAIALADIIRPESGEAIRRLKAMGMRCMMLTGDNREVAAWVAGELGLDEFFAGVLPHEKAEKVRQIQERYRVAMVGDGINDAPALVEADLGIAIGAGTDVAIESADIVLVRSNPMDVAAIVELSKKTYRKMLENLLWATGYNAVAIPLAAGVLFGVGVVLTPAVGAVLMSASTVIVAINARLLRL, via the coding sequence ATGGACCATGAACACGGAGCGACTGGCCGGCAACACGAGACGCAACTTGCAGAGGCGCGCCGGCAGAAACCACCGGAGACCCACCGGCCGGGTACAGGACACCATCACGCCCTTCAGGATTTCCGGCGCCGATTCATCATCTCGACAATCCTCACCATCCCGATCCTCATCCTCTCCCCACCAATCCAGGCGTTCCTCGGGATCTTCGTCTGGTTCCCGGGATCGGACTATCTCCTCCTCGCGCTCGCGACCGCCGTCTACCTCTATGGAGGCTGGCCGTTCCTTTCCGGGATCATAAATGAACTCCGGGCAAGGATGCCCGGGATGATGACGCTCATCGCCGTCGCGATCACCGTCGCTTACGTCTATAGTTCAGCGGTCGTCCTCGGCATCGTCGGCGGGGAGGGATTCTTCTGGGAACTTGCCACCTTGATCGACGTCATGCTCCTCGGTCACTGGGTGGAGATGCGCTCGGTTCTCGGGGCGTCAAGAGCGCTTGAGGAACTGGCGAGAGTCATGCCGTCTGAGGCGCACCGGGTTAGGGGCAAGAGGACCGAAGATGTGCCTGTAGACCGGCTTATGGTGGGCGACCGGGTCCTTGTCCGGCCCGGGGAGAAGGTCCCGGTCGACGGCGTGGTAATTGAGGGCAAATCGAACGTCAATGAGGCACTGCTTACCGGTGAGTCGAACCCGTTGGAGAAACACCCCGGTAGCGAGGTCATCGGCGGTGCAATCAACGGCGAAGGCTCGATCGTCGTCGAGGTCAAAAAGACTGGTGCGGAGACCTACCTCGCCCAGGTGATCGACCTCGTCCGGAAGGCACAGGAGAGCCGGTCAAGGACGCAGGACCTCGCCGATCGGGCTGCGTTTATCCTGGTCGCGATCGCCCTCTCGGTCGGCGCGGTGACCTTTGCGGTATGGTTTGCCCTTGGAGAAGGGGCCGGGTTTGCGGTGGAGCGGGCCGCGACGGTGATGGTCATCGCCTGTCCCCATGCGCTCGGCCTTGCCGTCCCGCTCGTGATTGCGGTCTCGACGGCCATCGCTGCCCGTTCGGGCTTCCTGATCCGGGACCGGAGTGCATTTGAGCGGGCAAAGGATCTTCAAGCGGTTATCTTTGATAAGACCGGCACACTGACGGAAGGGAGGTTTGGGGTCACCGATATCCTCGCCCTCGACGGCGCGGGAGAGATCGACGTGCTTGGTGCGGCAGCCTCGGTTGAGGCTTACTCCGAGCATCCCATCGCCCGGGGTGTGATCCGGAGCGCCGAGGAGCGGGGGATTCCAGTACACCCGGCAGGGAACTTCCGGGCGATCCCGGGAGTCGGCGTCGAGGGAGAGATAGCCGGCCGGATCATCAGGGTTGTAGGTCCGGGATACCTTGCGGAACGCGGTATCTCGTCCGGCGATGAGCGGGCAGAGACGCTTCAGCGGCAGGGCAAGACCGTTGTCTTCCTGCTCGAGGACGACCGGCTCACCGGGGCGATTGCGCTCGCCGACATCATTCGTCCGGAGTCGGGGGAGGCGATCCGACGGCTCAAGGCGATGGGGATGCGGTGCATGATGCTGACCGGGGACAACCGTGAGGTCGCCGCGTGGGTGGCCGGGGAACTGGGTCTCGATGAGTTCTTTGCCGGAGTCCTGCCGCATGAGAAGGCCGAGAAAGTTCGCCAGATCCAGGAGCGCTACCGGGTCGCGATGGTGGGCGATGGGATCAACGATGCTCCTGCTCTCGTCGAGGCCGATCTTGGGATTGCTATCGGAGCGGGGACCGATGTGGCCATCGAGAGTGCTGATATCGTACTCGTGAGAAGCAACCCTATGGATGTAGCGGCAATAGTCGAACTCTCGAAGAAGACTTATCGGAAGATGCTTGAGAACCTTCTCTGGGCAACGGGCTACAACGCCGTCGCCATCCCCCTTGCCGCCGGCGTGCTCTTCGGCGTCGGCGTCGTCCTCACCCCGGCCGTAGGGGCGGTCTTGATGAGCGCAAGCACCGTGATCGTCGCGATCAATGCCCGGCTCCTCCGGTTATAG
- a CDS encoding PKD domain-containing protein, translated as MTIRIFSLLIALAVVVPGVQAALTLDVGSDRTVSVGEPVTITALFNETESLDTTNLSASVNWGIESMEVEIVPDNDHNGTIQATYNYHAAGTYVVTVTIVNNATGAVARDTLTVTVSPVSAEMKVVPRTVNEKSNGVMTVFISLAEWLRFGPVDRANATAFDPSEFKIGNATPERVNFCAKDGGTLILKYRQTDLNLAADDGNRTVIGNITMKNDTVPVTGNGAVSVINPGNGQRGESGNHNGHAWGSKEMMKNQKESHKEHPKPDRNVNGPAL; from the coding sequence ATGACAATCCGGATCTTTTCTCTGCTGATCGCCCTCGCCGTGGTGGTTCCTGGTGTTCAGGCCGCCCTCACGCTCGATGTGGGAAGCGACCGCACTGTCTCTGTTGGGGAGCCGGTCACCATCACGGCTCTCTTCAACGAGACGGAGTCCCTCGATACAACAAACCTCTCGGCCTCTGTCAACTGGGGGATAGAATCGATGGAGGTAGAGATTGTACCGGATAACGACCACAACGGCACCATACAGGCCACCTACAACTATCATGCAGCCGGAACCTACGTCGTCACGGTGACGATCGTAAATAATGCCACAGGCGCTGTCGCCCGCGACACCCTGACCGTGACCGTAAGCCCCGTGTCCGCGGAGATGAAGGTCGTCCCAAGGACCGTAAACGAGAAGAGCAACGGTGTTATGACAGTCTTTATCAGCCTTGCGGAGTGGCTCAGGTTCGGCCCGGTTGACCGCGCGAATGCAACCGCATTTGACCCCTCGGAGTTCAAGATCGGGAATGCAACACCAGAGAGGGTCAACTTCTGCGCAAAAGACGGCGGGACGCTCATCCTGAAGTACCGACAGACGGACCTCAATCTCGCCGCCGATGACGGCAACCGGACCGTGATCGGCAACATCACGATGAAGAACGATACGGTTCCGGTGACCGGCAACGGTGCCGTATCCGTGATCAATCCTGGAAATGGTCAGAGAGGAGAGTCCGGAAACCATAATGGACATGCCTGGGGTTCAAAAGAGATGATGAAGAACCAGAAGGAGTCCCACAAAGAGCACCCGAAGCCCGACCGGAACGTAAACGGACCGGCGCTGTAA
- a CDS encoding type II toxin-antitoxin system PemK/MazF family toxin — translation MGRYVSGDVVLAPVRIGGLGDWKVRPVVVVSEKDKGNLLICPVSSSPSTDTPSIPLSLDDFARGGLDLFTESYALVAHAAIIRTADVIGKKGTLLPETLSIIQEAVSMMRPPQEKRSRRPR, via the coding sequence ATGGGACGATACGTCAGCGGAGACGTTGTTTTAGCCCCCGTGCGTATTGGGGGTCTGGGCGATTGGAAGGTGCGTCCGGTGGTGGTTGTTTCTGAAAAAGATAAGGGCAACCTGCTCATCTGTCCGGTATCGAGCAGCCCGTCAACCGATACACCCTCGATCCCGCTCTCGCTCGACGACTTCGCCAGGGGTGGGCTCGACCTCTTTACCGAGAGTTACGCTCTTGTCGCCCACGCCGCAATCATCCGGACCGCTGACGTCATCGGGAAGAAAGGCACCCTGCTCCCGGAGACACTCTCCATCATCCAGGAGGCTGTATCCATGATGCGCCCTCCTCAGGAGAAGCGATCCCGGCGACCACGGTGA